From Rutidosis leptorrhynchoides isolate AG116_Rl617_1_P2 chromosome 3, CSIRO_AGI_Rlap_v1, whole genome shotgun sequence, a single genomic window includes:
- the LOC139902062 gene encoding protein LEAD-SENSITIVE 1-like: MDPSLQSKAIVGENVIIHFVCTNSAGGSSTVLPGFSFSSSATNSTKSNSCPLSYCGLEKVTGSGVRMSCIDCFIKNGSLYLFKYEASREFLLSKLRGGTCTTATSDPVEQVIRRATYLFENGYKEYHLLTNNCEDFSLYCKTGLWSTDINKQGRSSQANMVRHGEDDEHEHKSGKILKKVTNAIPKYCLKRMNYDLGNRLDLVKVDVIELLSFICSQK, from the exons ATGGATCCAAGCCTACAATCGAAG GCAATCGTTGGAGAAAACGTCATCATTCATTTTGTATGCACTAATTCTGCGGGTGGGAGTTCTACCGTTTTACCAGGATTTAGCTTCTCATCGAGCGCTACAAATAGTACCAAAAGCAACTCGTGTCCACTGTCATATTGTGGGTTAGAAAAGGTAACCGGAAGTGGAGTACGAATGAGTTGCATAGATTGTTTCATTAAAAACGGCTCATTATACCTATTCAAATACGAAGCAAGTCGTGAGTTCCTTCTTTCAAAACTTAGAGGAGGAACATGTACAACGGCAACATCAGATCCTGTAGAGCAAGTGATAAGAAGAGCTACTTATTTGTTTGAAAATGGATATAAAGAGTACCATTTATTGACTAATAATTGTGAAGATTTTTCACTTTATTGTAAGACGGGTTTATGGAGCACGGATATAAATAAGCAAGGACGAAGCAGCCAAGCAAATATGGTTCGTCATGGAGAAGACGATGAGCATGAGCATAAAAGCGGAAAGATCTTGAAGAAGGTAACTAATGCGATTCCGAAATATTGTTTGAAAAGGATGAACTACGATTTGGGTAATCGTCTTGATCTTGTCAAGGTTGATGTAATCGAGTTACTTTCTTTTATCTGCTCTCAAAAGTAA
- the LOC139898593 gene encoding plant UBX domain-containing protein 10-like codes for MSDVADKLSYFQAITGLEDVDLCTEILNAHGWDLELAISSFTSNSNSVENVPSAPSADYAADEDAIERFEQMRVGNDVVAGVSGGPGLAWKIITLPISIISGSLGLVSSAIGLGFWIAGGVLSYSLGVIGLSSSGGRTGESTSSNSPTDEAIRFVSMFEREYGDLHPSFVGESFMDALQRSRREFKLMFVYLHSPDHPDTPLFCEESLCNEVLSAFVNENFVAWGGSIRDSEGFKMSNSLKASRFPFCAVVMAATNQRIALLQQVEGPKSPEEMLTVLQRVLEESSPVLVSARLESEERVNNIRLREEQDAAYQAALQADQARERQRLEEEERLAREAAEAERKLKEETEAREKAAREAAEREAAIVKLREDKASALGPEPEKGPDVTQVLVRLPNGERKGRRFYRNATVQSLYDFVDSSSDLEIGNYTLATNFPRVLYGPDKLSSTLKEAGLYPQVSLFVELNS; via the exons ATGAGTGACGTTGCCGATAAATTGTCTTATTTTCAAGCAATTACAGGTTTAGAAGACGTCGATTTATGTACTGAAATCCTCAACGCTCATGGATGGGATCTCGAATTAGCAATTTCAAGTTTCACTTCCAATTCAAATTCCGTCGAAAATGTTCCGTCCGCCCCTTCCGCCGATTACGCCGCCGATGAGGATGCAATTGAACGATTTGAACAGATGAGAGTAGGAAACGATGTCGTTGCAGGTGTATCAGGTGGTCCAGGTTTAGCATGGAAGATCATTACACTTCCGATTTCTATAATATCAGGTAGTCTAGGGTTAGTTTCAAGTGCAATTGGATTAGGTTTTTGGATTGCTGGTGGTGTGTTGTCCTATTCGTTAGGTGTGATTGGATTAAGTAGTTCTGGAGGACGTACCGGTGAATCGACAAGTTCGAACTCACCTACGGATGAAGCGATTCGATTTGTATCGATGTTTGAGAGGGAGTATGGTGATCTGCATCCGAGTTTTGTTGGTGAAAGTTTTATGGACGCGTTACAGAGGTCGAGGCGTGAGTTTAAGTTGATGTTTGTGTATTTGCATTCGCCCGATCATCCTGATACGCCATTGTTTTGTGAAGAGAGTTTGTGTAATGAAGTTTTGTCTGCGTTTGTGAATGAGAATTTTGTTGCTTGGGGTGGAAGTATTAGGGATAGTGAAGGGTTTAAGATGAGTAATAGTTTGAAAGCTTCTAGGTTTCCTTTTTGTGCTGTTGTtatggctgctacaaatcaaagGATCGCTTTGCTTCAGCAG GTAGAAGGACCCAAGTCACCCGAAGAAATGCTTACAGTATTACAGAGAGTTCTAGAAGAAAGTTCCCCTGTTCTCGTTTCTGCAAGACTTGAGTCTGAGGAACGTGTAAATAACATTCGTTTAAGGGAGGAACAAGACGCTGCATATCAAGCTGCTCTTCAAGCAGATCAG GCTAGGGAACGCCAGAGGCTAGAAGAAGAAGAAAGACTAGCAAGGGAAGCTGCTGAAGCTGAGAGGAAGCTAAAAGAAGAAACGGAGGCCCGTGAAAAAGCAGCCCGTGAAGCTGCAGAGAGAGAAGCTGCAATTGTTAAGTTGAGGGAGGATAAAGCTTCGGCTTTGGGCCCTGAGCCTGAAAAAGGGCCCGATGTTACTCAG GTATTGGTGAGATTACCTAATGGAGAGCGAAAGGGAAGGAGGTTTTATCGTAACGCAACAGTACAGTCCCTATACGATTTTGTTGATTCATCAAGCGACTTGGAAATTGGAAATTACACTCTTGCCACCAACTTCCCCCGCGTTCTTTATGGTCCTGATAAACTATCTTCAACACTAAAAGAAGCTGGACTATATCCTCAAGTCAGTCTTTTTGTGGAATTGAATTCGTGA